The Xanthocytophaga agilis genome has a window encoding:
- a CDS encoding glycoside hydrolase codes for MNISLLSLKKSLQWTLISLLSFTLLLASCSIHNQKQPQTSSIKNSVIIHLDQRQQYIRNFGASDAWTCQFIGNWPQAKKEQVADWLFSMENDANGKPKGIGLSCWRFNIGAGSMTQNNISDEWRQTEGFLKSDMSYDWSKQSGQRWFMLAAKQRGVEQFIGFTNSPPVQLTKNGKAFSSNGEQANIAPENYIAFAKFLADVSRQFSSDGVPFTYLSPFNEPQWDWTGNGQEGTPYTNTEITAITKILDSVLTAQNLSVKIKLAEAAKLNYLYEKADKPTRGEQIYTFFNNQSPLYVGNLSHVDKVISGHSYFTSAPAEILKSVRQKVATAIPTASVPLEFWQSEYCLLGDQEEVTPSGKDTGMTPALYVARLIHHDLAIANASAWHWWLAVTAYDYKDGLIYATKNKTDGQVEETRLMWAVGNFSRFIRPGSQRVTVTSDNRDVNNVNGVMISSYVSADEKQLITVLVNNSNSDANILPQTEGGSVQKWKPYLTGSGTDETLKPLATIAAGQSITIPKKSIVTLIGDI; via the coding sequence ATGAATATTTCTTTACTATCTCTGAAAAAGAGCCTCCAGTGGACCCTCATAAGCTTGTTATCCTTTACTTTACTTCTGGCAAGTTGTTCGATCCACAATCAGAAACAACCGCAAACCTCAAGTATAAAAAACTCAGTCATTATCCATCTGGATCAACGGCAGCAATACATTCGTAACTTTGGTGCTTCTGATGCCTGGACATGCCAATTCATTGGCAACTGGCCTCAGGCAAAAAAAGAACAAGTTGCGGACTGGTTATTTAGTATGGAAAATGATGCCAACGGCAAACCCAAAGGAATTGGTTTAAGCTGCTGGCGATTTAATATTGGAGCCGGAAGCATGACCCAGAATAATATTTCAGATGAATGGAGACAAACAGAAGGCTTTTTAAAATCAGATATGAGTTATGACTGGTCGAAGCAGTCTGGTCAACGTTGGTTTATGCTGGCCGCTAAACAACGGGGCGTAGAACAGTTTATAGGATTTACCAATAGCCCACCTGTTCAGTTAACCAAAAATGGTAAGGCATTTTCATCCAATGGAGAACAGGCTAATATTGCACCGGAAAACTATATTGCGTTTGCTAAGTTTCTGGCTGATGTATCCCGACAATTTTCCAGTGATGGAGTACCTTTCACTTATCTGAGTCCATTCAATGAACCCCAATGGGATTGGACAGGTAACGGACAGGAAGGCACGCCTTATACCAATACAGAGATAACAGCTATCACAAAAATACTTGACTCTGTATTGACAGCACAAAACCTTTCAGTAAAGATCAAACTGGCAGAAGCAGCCAAACTGAATTATCTGTATGAGAAAGCGGATAAACCTACACGTGGCGAACAGATTTATACGTTTTTCAATAATCAGTCACCTTTGTATGTAGGTAATCTCTCTCATGTAGACAAAGTTATATCTGGACATAGTTACTTTACATCAGCTCCAGCGGAAATCTTAAAAAGTGTACGTCAGAAAGTTGCCACAGCAATTCCAACAGCCAGTGTGCCCCTTGAGTTCTGGCAAAGTGAATATTGCTTACTGGGAGATCAGGAAGAAGTAACCCCATCCGGCAAAGATACGGGTATGACACCAGCCTTGTATGTAGCACGTTTGATACATCATGATCTGGCGATAGCCAATGCTTCGGCCTGGCATTGGTGGCTGGCAGTTACAGCGTATGACTATAAAGACGGACTAATCTATGCCACTAAAAACAAAACAGATGGACAAGTAGAGGAGACCCGGTTGATGTGGGCAGTAGGCAATTTTAGCCGATTCATTCGTCCAGGCTCACAACGTGTAACTGTCACATCTGATAACCGGGATGTAAACAATGTAAATGGTGTGATGATTTCTTCTTATGTGTCTGCGGATGAAAAACAACTTATTACTGTCCTGGTCAATAACTCCAATAGTGATGCGAATATTCTACCTCAAACGGAAGGAGGCAGTGTTCAGAAATGGAAACCTTACCTGACTGGCTCAGGGACAGATGAAACGCTTAAACCTTTGGCTACCATAGCAGCCGGACAATCCATTACAATTCCCAAAAAGTCAATTGTGACTCTTATAGGTGATATATAG